From the genome of Vicia villosa cultivar HV-30 ecotype Madison, WI linkage group LG2, Vvil1.0, whole genome shotgun sequence, one region includes:
- the LOC131650923 gene encoding uncharacterized protein LOC131650923: MLVWRLLHNRIPTDENIAQRGLSFPSKISLCHGSNETTTHLFFECPYATNLWKWFNALLPIPSPISSLSDCLLMLKKAWSPQALAVLKARLVYILYQIWQVQNLHRFENKNIHWKTCISNIMAKADLVGNLSRKKADGSLHSFSFLKCFGVNLHPRPPSNTIDVIWYPPARGWMKCNIDGVAVGSPGIAACGGIFRDDQANHILSFSAFLEVGSSIIVEFLAAIYAIEKDKQMN, from the coding sequence ATGCTTGTCTGGCGGCTCCTGCATAACAGAATCCCTACAGATGAAAATATTGCTCAGAGGGGTTTATCTTTtccttcaaaaatctctctcTGTCATGGCTCTAATGAAACTACCACTCATTTGTTTTTTGAATGCCCTTATGCTACTAATCTTTGGAAATGGTTCAATGCTCTTCTTCCTATTCCTTCCCCTATATCTTCTTTGTCTGACTGCCTTCTTATGCTTAAGAAAGCTTGGAGTCCTCAAGCTTTGGCTGTGCTCAAGGCTCGCTTAGTGTACATTCTTTATCAAATCTGGCAGGTTCAAAATTTGCATAGGTTTGAAAACAAAAACATTCATTGGAAGACTTGTATCTCCAACATTATGGCAAAAGCAGATTTGGTTGGAAACTTGTCTCGTAAGAAGGCTGATGGGTCTTTACATAGCTTCTCCTTTCTTAAGTGTTTTGGTGTGAATCTTCATCCTCGTCCTCCCTCAAACACGATTGATGTCATTTGGTATCCTCCTGCTAGAGGATGGATGAAGTGTAATATTGACGGGGTTGCAGTCGGTTCTCCTGGTATTGCTGCCTGTGGAGGTATTTTCCGGGATGATCAAGCTAATCATATCCTTAGCTTCAGTGCTTTTTTAGAAGTTGGTTCCTCAATCATTGTTGAATTTCTGGCTGCAATTTATGCTATTGAGAAAGATAAGCAGATGAATTAG